A single genomic interval of Paracoccus aestuarii harbors:
- a CDS encoding DUF927 domain-containing protein, translating to MNDMMSNGMEGSAGTRPWSLAAQSADLTEPALRMLTMEELEDRVASGLHSGFKLKAGFICDMDNTRICDLILPLRWARRQDGSGYAVEVAFATRHRSVARMVLENVALNGSRAIARLADHGFTMVGQSSSLKRLLQGWRNVPDALRTDRSGWLRTSCEEVYMRADGTCLGACPTEPGPALLANPRPPQRAGTLAGWQEAVARPALGNDLMIFAICAALAAPLMRPAGMQTGTFHLHGKGPIGKSHLALIAASVDHAPTLRLSWTIDTERLDRLLEQTCDGLLDLDCLSENPSGRLLERLAGLGDEAVGPHDWSWHGIRLSTGERPLSNLLAQHRKIVAAAVTSRVIDIAAGTGSYGAFQTLHGHADADGFLAALRQGAEAHHGHLLPAFIGQILAGQKALGGVLPERIAAMASKICARADCPVTAVEGPLREALRRLALVAVAGEMAITFGLLPWPRGSATEALGAIAARWLPGQDGTVKPGNVVRRLAAFIAENRDVFSWLDAGSEADRADPERSWQDDTFIYLTATQANLIPGFRALLPELVKQGVVAPGDERNSWKWRMGRQFKTRPRYYRIRKDAVM from the coding sequence ATGAACGACATGATGAGCAACGGCATGGAAGGATCGGCCGGGACGCGCCCTTGGTCTCTCGCGGCTCAAAGCGCTGACCTGACAGAACCAGCACTGCGCATGCTGACGATGGAGGAGCTGGAAGACCGGGTGGCATCGGGCCTGCATTCCGGTTTCAAACTCAAGGCCGGGTTCATCTGCGACATGGACAATACCCGGATCTGCGACCTGATCCTGCCGCTCCGATGGGCACGGCGGCAGGACGGCTCGGGCTACGCTGTCGAGGTGGCCTTTGCGACGCGGCACCGCTCTGTTGCACGTATGGTGCTGGAGAATGTCGCGCTGAACGGATCCCGCGCCATCGCGCGGCTTGCCGATCACGGCTTCACCATGGTCGGGCAGTCGTCCTCCTTGAAGAGGCTTCTGCAGGGTTGGCGCAACGTCCCGGACGCCCTGCGGACCGACCGCTCTGGATGGCTGCGGACCTCTTGCGAGGAGGTTTACATGCGTGCCGACGGCACTTGCCTGGGGGCCTGTCCCACGGAGCCCGGGCCGGCGCTTCTGGCAAATCCCCGGCCGCCGCAGCGGGCCGGCACGCTGGCCGGCTGGCAGGAGGCCGTCGCGCGCCCTGCCCTCGGCAACGACCTGATGATCTTTGCCATCTGCGCCGCCTTGGCCGCGCCCCTGATGCGGCCGGCCGGGATGCAGACCGGGACGTTTCACCTGCACGGCAAGGGTCCGATCGGAAAGTCCCACCTGGCCCTCATCGCCGCCAGCGTGGATCATGCGCCAACGCTGCGGCTGAGCTGGACGATCGATACGGAACGGCTGGATCGCCTTCTGGAGCAAACCTGCGACGGGCTTCTGGATCTGGATTGCCTGTCAGAGAACCCCTCGGGGCGGCTTCTGGAACGGCTGGCGGGCCTCGGAGACGAGGCTGTCGGCCCGCATGACTGGTCCTGGCATGGGATCCGGCTTTCCACCGGTGAACGGCCCCTGAGCAATCTCCTGGCGCAGCACCGCAAGATCGTCGCGGCGGCCGTGACCTCGCGGGTGATCGACATTGCCGCGGGAACTGGTTCTTACGGGGCCTTTCAGACGCTGCATGGCCATGCGGATGCGGATGGTTTTCTTGCGGCCCTGAGGCAGGGTGCAGAGGCGCATCATGGTCATCTCCTCCCCGCCTTCATCGGGCAGATCCTTGCTGGTCAGAAGGCCCTTGGCGGTGTTCTCCCGGAACGGATCGCTGCGATGGCCTCCAAGATCTGCGCGCGGGCGGATTGCCCCGTGACTGCTGTCGAGGGCCCTCTGCGCGAGGCTCTGCGCCGCCTTGCCCTGGTCGCCGTGGCCGGAGAAATGGCGATCACCTTCGGCCTTCTGCCATGGCCGAGGGGCAGCGCAACGGAAGCGCTCGGTGCGATCGCGGCGCGGTGGCTTCCTGGTCAGGATGGCACAGTGAAGCCAGGGAATGTCGTGCGGCGTCTGGCAGCGTTCATCGCCGAAAACCGCGATGTGTTTTCGTGGTTGGATGCCGGCAGCGAGGCCGACAGGGCTGATCCGGAACGCAGCTGGCAGGACGACACGTTCATATATCTGACCGCCACTCAGGCCAATCTGATCCCCGGTTTCCGCGCGTTGCTTCCTGAGCTGGTCAAGCAGGGGGTCGTGGCGCCCGGAGACGAGCGGAACTCGTGGAAATGGCGGATGGGTCGCCAGTTCAAGACACGCCCGCGCTACTACAGGATCCGCAAAGATGCCGTCATGTGA
- a CDS encoding sensor histidine kinase, protein MTPTDLRPEPEALLAEAGREGRGRLKIFLGAAPGVGKTYAMLEAARRRAAEGVDVVAAVVETHGRAETETLLQGLTLLPKRAHFYRDRILHEMDLDALLDRRPALALIDELAHSNIPGSRHEKRWQDVEEVLAAGIDVLTTLNVQHLETLNDRVARISGVRVRETVPDAVLERADEVELIDLPTEELIERLRAGKVYVQDQIARAVQNFFSKGNLTALREMAMRAAADRVDAQLQEHMRANAIGGPWPAQERILVALSESPVARTLVRTAKRMADRARVEWVVVTVTPADAEAASDPDKDMVAQALRLAERLGAEVATLQAAGPIATEILDYARRRNVSRILLGRARARPIWRRLWREDVASAVIDGGRDFEVTVVSEPKGEPAPAPTRIWPLERDPRAYGKATLTVAATGLIAFAADWVFPVPSLALIFMTGVITVAARQGLWPSLYASCLSFLTYNFFFTDPRSTLFVIRQDQILTLVLFLIASILTGNLAARLRDRALAQREIALRTNLLYDFARQVAGAASSVEVLRAAASHVRAALGCETVLLRPGPGGRPAIEAAEPLREDLALRDASAAEYAWRRGEEAGRGSGTLPASAWLFLPVGRGERPLAVLGITFPDGRSIAPVDRRLLDAMTDQLGVALERIALQGDLEQALVASEAERLRAALLSSVSHDLRTPLVSIIGAASTLADPALELPDHARGAMAETIRDEGERLDRYIQNLLDMTRLGHGALVLRRLAADLREIAGSARHRLRGALRDHHVRVDVPEGLPPVLADPLLIEQVVMNLLDNAAKYAPDRSAITVAACIKGTQAELSVSDTGPGIPPGARARVFDMFYRVAEGDGQRAGTGLGLAIARGIVEAHGGRIKAEPSQPDGTGTRIALTLPLANPEAPA, encoded by the coding sequence ATGACCCCGACCGACCTGCGTCCCGAACCCGAGGCTCTTCTGGCAGAGGCCGGGCGCGAGGGGCGCGGGCGGCTCAAGATCTTCCTCGGCGCGGCGCCCGGCGTCGGCAAGACCTATGCCATGCTGGAGGCCGCGCGACGCCGGGCGGCCGAGGGCGTGGACGTGGTCGCCGCCGTCGTGGAAACCCATGGCCGCGCCGAGACCGAGACCCTGCTGCAAGGCCTGACGCTGTTGCCCAAGCGGGCGCATTTCTATCGCGACCGCATCCTGCACGAGATGGACCTCGATGCACTTCTGGACCGTCGCCCGGCTCTGGCGCTGATCGACGAGCTTGCCCATTCCAACATTCCTGGCTCGCGCCACGAGAAGCGCTGGCAGGATGTCGAGGAGGTGCTGGCCGCGGGCATCGACGTGCTGACCACGCTGAACGTCCAGCATCTGGAAACGCTGAACGACCGCGTCGCCCGCATCTCTGGCGTGCGCGTGCGCGAGACGGTGCCGGACGCCGTGCTGGAGCGCGCGGACGAGGTCGAGCTGATCGACCTGCCGACCGAGGAGCTGATCGAGCGGCTGCGCGCGGGCAAGGTCTATGTCCAGGACCAGATCGCGCGGGCGGTGCAGAACTTCTTTTCCAAGGGCAACCTGACGGCGCTGCGCGAGATGGCCATGCGCGCCGCCGCCGACCGGGTGGACGCACAGCTGCAGGAGCATATGCGCGCCAACGCCATCGGCGGCCCGTGGCCCGCTCAAGAGCGTATCCTTGTTGCGCTGTCCGAGAGCCCGGTTGCCCGGACGCTGGTCCGCACCGCCAAGCGGATGGCTGATCGGGCGCGGGTCGAATGGGTGGTGGTCACCGTCACCCCGGCCGATGCCGAAGCAGCCTCGGACCCCGACAAGGACATGGTCGCGCAGGCGCTGCGCCTGGCCGAGCGCCTTGGCGCGGAGGTCGCAACCCTGCAGGCGGCGGGACCGATCGCGACCGAGATCCTGGACTATGCCCGCCGCCGCAATGTCAGTCGCATCCTGCTGGGCCGGGCCCGCGCCCGCCCGATCTGGCGGCGCCTGTGGCGCGAGGATGTGGCCAGCGCCGTCATCGATGGCGGCCGCGATTTCGAGGTGACGGTCGTCTCCGAACCCAAGGGCGAGCCCGCGCCCGCGCCCACCCGGATATGGCCGCTCGAACGCGACCCGCGCGCCTATGGCAAGGCCACGCTGACCGTGGCGGCCACCGGCCTCATCGCCTTTGCGGCGGATTGGGTTTTCCCCGTCCCGTCGCTGGCGCTGATCTTCATGACCGGGGTCATCACGGTGGCCGCGCGGCAGGGGCTGTGGCCCTCGCTCTATGCGTCCTGTCTCAGCTTCCTGACCTATAACTTCTTCTTCACTGACCCACGCAGCACGCTCTTCGTGATCCGACAGGACCAGATCCTGACGCTGGTCCTCTTCCTGATCGCGTCGATCCTGACGGGAAACCTGGCCGCCCGACTGCGCGACAGAGCCTTGGCGCAACGCGAGATCGCCCTGCGCACGAACCTGCTCTACGATTTTGCGCGTCAGGTTGCCGGGGCCGCCTCCTCGGTTGAAGTGCTGCGCGCGGCCGCCAGCCATGTCCGCGCCGCGCTTGGCTGCGAGACCGTGCTGCTGCGCCCTGGCCCGGGCGGCCGCCCGGCCATCGAGGCCGCCGAACCCCTGCGCGAGGATCTTGCCCTGCGCGACGCCTCGGCTGCCGAATATGCCTGGCGCCGCGGCGAGGAAGCGGGTCGCGGCTCGGGCACCTTGCCAGCTAGCGCTTGGCTGTTCCTGCCCGTGGGCCGGGGCGAGCGGCCGCTTGCCGTCCTCGGCATCACCTTTCCGGACGGTCGCTCGATTGCCCCTGTCGACCGGCGCCTTCTGGACGCGATGACCGACCAACTGGGCGTCGCGCTGGAGCGGATCGCGCTGCAGGGCGATCTGGAACAGGCGCTCGTCGCCTCCGAGGCCGAGCGGCTGCGGGCGGCGCTCCTGTCCTCCGTCAGCCACGATCTGCGCACGCCCTTGGTCTCGATCATCGGCGCCGCCTCGACACTGGCCGATCCGGCGCTGGAGCTTCCCGATCACGCACGCGGCGCGATGGCCGAAACCATTCGCGACGAGGGCGAGCGGCTCGACCGCTATATCCAGAACCTGCTGGACATGACGCGGCTCGGCCATGGCGCGCTGGTTCTTAGGCGGCTGGCGGCCGATCTGCGCGAAATCGCGGGCAGCGCCCGCCACCGCCTGCGCGGCGCGCTGCGCGATCATCACGTCAGGGTCGATGTGCCTGAGGGCCTGCCGCCGGTTCTGGCCGACCCGCTGCTGATCGAGCAGGTGGTGATGAACCTTCTGGACAATGCCGCGAAATACGCCCCCGACAGAAGCGCCATCACCGTTGCGGCCTGCATCAAGGGCACCCAGGCCGAGCTTTCCGTCAGCGACACCGGACCGGGCATCCCACCCGGGGCCCGCGCCCGGGTCTTCGACATGTTCTACCGCGTGGCCGAAGGGGACGGACAGCGTGCCGGGACCGGTCTCGGTCTTGCCATCGCCCGCGGGATCGTCGAAGCGCATGGCGGGCGGATCAAGGCCGAGCCGTCGCAGCCGGACGGCACCGGCACCCGCATCGCCCTGACCCTGCCGCTGGCCAACCCGGAGGCCCCCGCATGA
- a CDS encoding response regulator — protein sequence MTPARILIVDDEAPIRRFLRVALEAEGHYVTEAATGRAGIEAAALTTPEAVILDLGLPDLDGREVLKRLREWSQVPVLILSVRADEAEKVALLDAGAQDYVTKPFGIGELLARLRGILRDRSASTPHGAVLQIADLTIDAATRTVGKNGAPIHLTRKEFDLLWLLASNAGRLVTQGAALEHIWGPAHREDSQYLRVFIRQLRTKIGDDAGDPRYIFTEAGVGYRFAST from the coding sequence ATGACGCCCGCCCGCATCCTCATCGTGGACGACGAGGCCCCCATCCGCCGCTTCCTGCGCGTCGCGCTGGAAGCCGAGGGCCACTACGTCACCGAGGCAGCCACCGGCCGCGCCGGAATTGAGGCCGCCGCCCTGACCACGCCCGAGGCGGTGATCCTGGACCTTGGCCTGCCCGACCTCGACGGACGCGAGGTGCTGAAGCGCCTGCGGGAATGGAGCCAGGTGCCGGTACTGATCCTGTCGGTGCGCGCCGACGAGGCCGAAAAGGTAGCCCTGCTGGACGCCGGCGCGCAGGATTACGTCACCAAGCCCTTCGGCATCGGGGAATTGCTGGCGCGCCTGCGCGGCATTCTTCGCGACCGCAGCGCATCGACGCCGCACGGCGCCGTTCTGCAGATCGCCGATCTGACGATCGACGCCGCCACGCGCACCGTCGGCAAGAACGGCGCGCCGATCCACCTGACCCGGAAGGAGTTCGACCTGTTATGGCTCTTGGCCTCGAATGCGGGCCGGCTGGTGACGCAGGGCGCTGCGCTGGAGCATATCTGGGGTCCGGCGCATCGTGAAGACAGCCAATATCTCCGCGTCTTCATCAGGCAGTTGCGCACCAAGATCGGCGATGATGCCGGTGATCCCCGCTACATCTTCACCGAGGCCGGTGTCGGCTACCGCTTCGCGAGCACATAG
- a CDS encoding response regulator, producing the protein MAVQPQIPGTGQEGPFRAALIVEDHPLFGDALAMTLQSVSGIRHVIHADSLEQASRHLAAGADVDVILLDLNLPDVDGLEGLLHLRRVAPRLPVLLVTSVNETRTIRAALAGGAAGFVPKHSRREVFRAAFEALAAGEVFAPDLPAEAEPEAPHADAVIRRLSQLTRQQARILELICEGRMNKQIAYELSIAETTVKAHVTAIMRKMGVSTRTQAVLMAQDVKLRGRIADAANGAA; encoded by the coding sequence ATGGCAGTTCAACCGCAGATCCCGGGCACAGGCCAGGAAGGGCCGTTCCGCGCCGCGCTGATCGTCGAGGATCACCCGCTGTTCGGGGATGCGCTGGCGATGACGCTGCAATCGGTCTCGGGGATCCGGCATGTGATCCATGCCGACAGCCTGGAACAGGCCAGCCGCCATCTGGCCGCGGGCGCGGATGTGGACGTGATCCTGCTGGATCTGAACCTGCCCGATGTGGACGGGCTGGAGGGGCTGCTGCACCTGCGCCGCGTCGCGCCGCGCCTGCCGGTCCTGCTGGTCACCTCGGTCAACGAGACGCGGACCATCCGCGCGGCGCTGGCCGGGGGCGCGGCGGGCTTCGTGCCGAAACATTCCCGCCGCGAGGTCTTCCGCGCCGCCTTCGAGGCCTTGGCCGCGGGCGAGGTCTTTGCCCCCGACCTGCCCGCCGAGGCCGAACCCGAGGCCCCCCATGCCGATGCCGTGATCCGCCGCCTGTCCCAGCTGACCCGCCAACAGGCCCGCATCCTGGAACTGATCTGCGAGGGGCGCATGAACAAGCAGATCGCCTATGAGCTGTCGATTGCGGAAACCACGGTCAAGGCCCATGTCACCGCGATCATGCGCAAGATGGGCGTGTCCACCCGCACCCAGGCCGTGCTGATGGCCCAGGACGTGAAGCTGCGGGGACGCATCGCCGATGCCGCCAACGGCGCCGCCTGA
- the kdpC gene encoding potassium-transporting ATPase subunit KdpC, translated as MNEHIRPALATLGLMILLTGLAYPLAMTGLGQALMPSKANVSLIERNGRIVGSALVGQGFTAPQYLHSRPSAVDFDASSAGASNLGPTSAELLAEQAARAQAFRSETGATRVPVDAVTASGSGLDPHVSPQNAAAQAARIAGARGAAEADVRRLIGTHVEPRWLGLFGESRVNVLAVNLALDEAFPLAATTPATEG; from the coding sequence ATGAACGAACATATCCGTCCCGCGCTGGCGACCCTCGGCCTGATGATCCTGCTGACCGGCCTCGCCTATCCGCTGGCGATGACCGGCCTTGGGCAGGCGCTGATGCCGTCCAAGGCCAATGTCAGCCTGATTGAACGGAACGGTCGGATCGTCGGATCGGCCCTCGTCGGCCAAGGCTTCACGGCGCCGCAATACCTGCACTCGCGTCCCTCGGCCGTGGATTTCGACGCGTCCAGCGCCGGGGCCAGCAATCTCGGCCCGACCAGCGCCGAGCTGCTGGCCGAGCAGGCCGCGCGGGCCCAGGCCTTCCGCAGCGAGACCGGCGCCACGCGCGTGCCGGTCGATGCCGTCACCGCCTCGGGCAGCGGGCTCGATCCCCATGTCTCACCGCAGAACGCGGCCGCGCAGGCCGCCCGCATCGCAGGGGCGCGGGGCGCGGCCGAGGCTGACGTGCGCCGGCTCATCGGGACCCATGTCGAGCCGCGCTGGCTCGGCCTCTTTGGCGAGTCGCGGGTGAATGTGCTGGCGGTGAACCTTGCTCTTGACGAGGCCTTCCCCTTGGCGGCCACTACACCCGCAACCGAAGGCTGA
- a CDS encoding FIST N-terminal domain-containing protein, whose amino-acid sequence MPPTAPPETGAPRSASVPLGGPDPVAALAARLGPGPFALVLIFAGEGADLPVLLARAPGHFGRCAIAGCTTAGELGEGGYADRSLVAIGFPEAGFAASTVLIDPIDAIDTRPMIARLQEARQDLARRAPQMPQELGILLVDGMSGREEHLVASLAGGLGPVRIIGGSAGDGRAFDRTRVFCGQQMRDRAAAVLCLLRSRMAMRPFSFNSARPSRTQMVVTRADPAARTVLRINDEPAAREYARLLGCDPADLGPQMFATRPVMVRAGSRHFVRAIRGVGPDDGLQFFGAVAEGMVLTLAGESDMATHLAQSFADLSAAGAPRMILGFDCIFRRMDAEARQQMRPVSDLLVRHRVAGFSTYGEQTGGMHVNQTLTGVAFFDPA is encoded by the coding sequence ATGCCGCCAACGGCGCCGCCTGAGACCGGGGCGCCGCGCAGCGCCTCGGTGCCCTTGGGCGGGCCGGACCCGGTGGCGGCGCTGGCGGCGCGGCTCGGTCCCGGCCCCTTTGCGCTGGTCCTGATCTTTGCGGGAGAAGGCGCCGACCTGCCGGTGCTTCTGGCCCGGGCGCCGGGCCATTTCGGGCGCTGCGCCATCGCCGGATGCACCACCGCGGGCGAGCTGGGCGAGGGTGGCTATGCCGATCGCAGCCTGGTCGCCATCGGCTTTCCCGAGGCGGGCTTTGCAGCCTCGACCGTGCTGATCGACCCGATCGACGCCATCGACACGCGCCCGATGATCGCCCGCCTGCAGGAGGCCCGCCAGGACCTGGCCCGCCGGGCGCCCCAGATGCCGCAGGAACTGGGCATCCTGCTGGTCGACGGCATGTCGGGCCGCGAGGAGCATCTGGTCGCCTCGCTGGCCGGGGGTCTGGGGCCGGTGCGCATCATCGGCGGATCGGCGGGGGACGGGCGCGCCTTTGACCGCACGCGGGTCTTCTGCGGCCAGCAGATGCGCGACCGCGCCGCCGCGGTCCTGTGCCTGCTGCGCAGCCGCATGGCGATGCGGCCCTTTTCCTTCAACTCGGCGCGGCCCTCGCGCACGCAGATGGTCGTGACCCGCGCCGATCCCGCCGCCCGCACCGTGCTGCGCATCAATGACGAACCGGCGGCGCGCGAATATGCCCGGCTGCTGGGTTGCGATCCCGCAGATCTGGGCCCGCAGATGTTTGCGACACGGCCGGTGATGGTGCGCGCCGGCAGCCGCCATTTCGTGCGCGCGATCCGGGGCGTCGGCCCCGATGACGGGCTGCAGTTCTTCGGCGCCGTGGCCGAGGGGATGGTGCTGACCTTGGCCGGCGAATCCGACATGGCCACCCATCTGGCCCAATCCTTTGCGGACCTGTCGGCGGCGGGCGCGCCGCGCATGATCCTGGGCTTCGACTGCATCTTTCGCCGCATGGATGCCGAGGCCCGCCAGCAGATGCGCCCCGTCTCGGACCTGCTGGTCCGGCACCGCGTCGCGGGCTTTTCGACCTATGGCGAGCAGACCGGCGGCATGCATGTGAACCAGACGCTGACCGGCGTCGCCTTCTTCGACCCCGCATGA
- a CDS encoding DUF1349 domain-containing protein, whose amino-acid sequence MTDLKWLNPPEHVTQDGDVIRVTTGDKTDFWRGTFYGFFRDSGHFLHQRVEGDFTAEVTVSGDYRALYDQAGLMIRLSESHWIKAGIERTDGKNYFSVVVTNTMSDWSLVEVPGDPTDIRIRLTRHAEAIRVQYSPVEATFVPVRLAYFPPTTAVDVGMMCCSPQRSGFEATFKDFRVKEAISRDLHA is encoded by the coding sequence ATGACTGATCTCAAATGGCTGAACCCGCCCGAACACGTGACACAGGACGGTGACGTGATCAGGGTCACCACCGGTGACAAGACCGACTTCTGGCGCGGAACATTCTACGGGTTCTTTCGTGACAGCGGCCATTTCCTCCATCAGCGCGTCGAAGGTGATTTCACGGCAGAGGTGACTGTAAGCGGCGACTACAGGGCGCTCTATGATCAGGCAGGACTGATGATCCGGCTCAGCGAAAGCCACTGGATCAAGGCAGGCATCGAACGCACGGACGGAAAGAACTATTTCTCGGTCGTCGTGACCAACACCATGTCGGATTGGTCGCTTGTCGAGGTTCCCGGTGATCCGACGGACATCCGCATTCGCCTAACGCGCCATGCCGAAGCCATCCGGGTTCAGTACAGTCCGGTCGAAGCGACGTTCGTCCCAGTTCGGCTGGCATATTTTCCCCCAACCACTGCGGTGGATGTCGGGATGATGTGCTGTTCGCCGCAGCGTTCCGGTTTCGAGGCAACTTTCAAGGACTTCCGAGTGAAAGAGGCGATTTCCCGCGACTTGCATGCTTGA
- a CDS encoding PAS-domain containing protein, whose product MSDRPADIARMMAPGDDAERRHQKLVVIAQALIRQIEDQPQDTAGGYAQFQRAALLEDEVRARTRELEHALDLLNASNASLSQAYRDKEAARQNLSSAIEAVQEGFALFDADDVLVMCNSRFNAILPDIVDRLQPGLDFETYLRVVASSRHFKPPEGMTPDAWIAMRRSRHAERHFILTQELTEGRLIQVSEQRTADGGTAILQTEVTDLIRAERAERGRLLNDQAAILKATLEHLPLGVCLFDGRLRLLAWNANLSQMLTLPLTRLREGVHFDELWHQLRTQFVFPAQKGANRLADWARSVRRRESFGVEVMRLGGVGGPRTLALHAQEIPDGGFVLSIDDITDYSRALDSVSRANETLEARVTARTEELQDALAQAERANASRARFVAAVGHDLMQPLSAATLFVGSLLEDVAQPAPRAKLEKIQRSLDSVSGLIEALLDISRLEAGQAALTVEPVALAPLFEQLREEFTPVAQAKGLQLVVRPAQGWVISDRLYLRRILQNLLANAIRYTDQGRVLVAARPRAGRVLLQVRDTGRGIAEGDHRLIFAEFKRLDAKASASEGLGLGLAIVDRAAALLGHALTLRSAPGRGSTFGVEVAATLQAPDRRGAFSGLGPGGADRPEVTALIVENDAAMMQALTGLLEQWGVNVLDVSSGEDAVALLEETGVEPDLCIVDYQLGAGMDGLACLRRLAHNLGTTSRYWLMSASRSEALQRQADDLGVTLLSKPIAPGTLAQIIAEAREAMRQDMPRG is encoded by the coding sequence ATGAGCGACCGGCCCGCCGACATCGCCCGCATGATGGCGCCGGGTGACGATGCCGAGCGGCGGCACCAGAAACTGGTCGTCATCGCCCAGGCCCTGATCCGCCAGATCGAGGATCAGCCCCAGGACACCGCCGGCGGCTATGCCCAGTTCCAGCGCGCCGCCCTGCTGGAGGACGAGGTTCGTGCCCGCACGCGCGAGCTGGAACATGCGCTGGACCTGCTGAACGCCTCGAATGCCAGCCTGTCCCAGGCCTATCGCGACAAGGAGGCCGCGCGGCAGAACCTGTCGTCGGCCATCGAGGCCGTACAGGAGGGGTTCGCGCTGTTCGACGCCGATGACGTGCTGGTCATGTGCAATTCGCGCTTCAACGCGATCCTGCCCGATATCGTCGACCGCCTGCAGCCCGGCCTGGATTTCGAGACCTATCTGCGCGTCGTCGCTAGCTCGCGGCATTTCAAGCCGCCGGAGGGGATGACCCCGGATGCCTGGATCGCGATGCGCCGCAGCCGCCATGCCGAACGTCACTTCATCCTGACGCAGGAGCTGACCGAAGGCCGGCTGATCCAGGTGTCGGAACAGCGCACGGCGGATGGCGGCACCGCGATCCTGCAGACCGAGGTGACCGACCTGATCCGCGCCGAGCGGGCGGAACGGGGGCGGCTGCTGAACGACCAGGCCGCGATCCTGAAGGCCACGCTGGAGCACTTGCCCTTGGGGGTGTGCCTGTTCGACGGGCGGCTGCGGCTGCTGGCCTGGAACGCGAACCTGTCCCAGATGCTGACCCTGCCGCTGACGCGCCTGCGCGAGGGGGTGCATTTCGACGAGCTGTGGCACCAGCTGCGCACGCAATTCGTGTTTCCCGCGCAGAAGGGGGCGAACCGGCTGGCGGATTGGGCGCGTTCGGTGCGGCGGCGCGAAAGTTTTGGGGTCGAGGTGATGCGCCTTGGGGGTGTCGGGGGGCCGCGCACCCTGGCGCTGCACGCGCAGGAGATCCCCGATGGCGGCTTCGTGCTGTCGATCGACGACATCACCGATTACAGCCGTGCCTTGGACAGCGTCAGCCGTGCCAACGAGACGCTGGAGGCCCGCGTCACCGCCCGCACCGAGGAGCTTCAGGACGCGCTGGCCCAGGCCGAACGGGCGAATGCCTCGCGGGCGCGCTTTGTGGCCGCGGTGGGCCATGACCTGATGCAGCCCTTGTCGGCGGCGACCCTGTTCGTCGGCTCGCTGCTGGAGGATGTGGCCCAGCCCGCCCCCCGCGCGAAGCTGGAGAAGATCCAGCGATCCCTGGATAGCGTCAGCGGGCTGATCGAGGCGCTTCTGGACATCTCGCGTCTGGAGGCCGGGCAGGCGGCCCTGACGGTCGAGCCGGTCGCGCTGGCCCCCCTGTTCGAGCAGCTGCGCGAGGAATTCACCCCCGTCGCCCAGGCCAAGGGACTGCAGCTGGTGGTGCGTCCGGCGCAGGGATGGGTGATCTCAGACCGGCTCTATCTGCGGCGCATCCTGCAGAACCTGTTGGCGAACGCGATCCGCTATACGGACCAAGGACGGGTGCTGGTGGCCGCGCGGCCGCGGGCGGGTCGGGTGCTGCTGCAGGTGCGCGATACCGGGCGGGGGATTGCGGAAGGCGATCACCGCCTGATCTTTGCCGAGTTCAAGCGGTTGGACGCCAAGGCCTCGGCCTCCGAGGGGCTGGGCCTGGGCCTGGCCATCGTCGACCGGGCCGCGGCGCTTCTGGGCCATGCGCTGACGCTGCGCTCGGCGCCGGGGCGCGGTTCGACCTTCGGGGTCGAGGTGGCCGCGACGCTGCAGGCACCCGACCGGCGGGGGGCGTTCAGCGGATTGGGGCCGGGCGGCGCGGACCGGCCCGAGGTCACCGCGCTGATCGTCGAGAACGACGCCGCGATGATGCAGGCCCTGACCGGCCTTCTGGAGCAATGGGGCGTCAACGTTTTGGACGTATCCTCCGGCGAGGATGCCGTGGCCCTGCTGGAGGAAACCGGGGTCGAGCCCGACCTGTGCATCGTCGATTACCAGTTGGGCGCGGGCATGGACGGTCTGGCCTGCCTGAGGCGGCTGGCCCATAATCTGGGGACCACGAGCCGCTATTGGCTGATGAGCGCCAGCCGATCCGAGGCACTGCAGCGCCAGGCCGACGATCTTGGCGTCACCCTGCTGAGCAAACCGATAGCGCCTGGCACATTAGCCCAGATCATCGCAGAGGCGCGGGAGGCCATGCGACAGGACATGCCGCGCGGATGA